In Oncorhynchus keta strain PuntledgeMale-10-30-2019 chromosome 19, Oket_V2, whole genome shotgun sequence, a single genomic region encodes these proteins:
- the LOC118398831 gene encoding potassium voltage-gated channel subfamily S member 3-like, protein MGYGQVLHRCGNEEDQVYLNVGGVRHEVAEETLLRFPHTRLGRLLHCRSEDAILELCDDYSATEREYYFDRNPHIFISVINFYRTGRIHIMEEVCVFSFSQEIEYWGIQELHLGDCCSNWFQERKEYIEDRDWDIQSDDVQPPSLDSSFEELSAMDKDLEKFKGAWCAEVRSYVWIRLEDPGHSLSSKIIAVASLSVVLTSIVAMCVHSMPEFQILDENERHIEDPVLAILEVVCIVCFSAEFIIRLIVAPSPRKFLSNTLNIIDVASILPFYITLAFETVDDENSEENENLENVGKVVQVLRLMRVFRILKLARHSVGLRALGATVRHSYHEVGLLLLFLSVGISIFSVLIYSAEKEEEDTELGTIPMGWWWATITMTTVGYGDTCPVTLLGKLVATLCILCGLLVVALPITIIFNKFSKYYQRNKAIEEGLCLSQKASERHDLELPYHNIRDLYAQSLGVYPFMGGLAFKNSESSGGDDTDASSLQDIEEVCDTDTLDNGAGK, encoded by the coding sequence ATGGGATATGGGCAAGTCCTCCACCGATGCGGAAATGAGGAAGACCAGGTATACCTCAACGTGGGAGGTGTCCGGCACGAGGTGGCAGAGGAGACGCTGCTCCGCTTCCCCCACACACGCCTGGGCCGCCTGCTGCACTGCCGGAGTGAGGACGCCATCCTGGAGCTATGCGACGACTACAGTGCCACCGAGCGCGAGTACTACTTTGACCGCAATCCCCACATCTTCATCAGCGTGATCAACTTCTACCGCACAGGCCGCATCCACATCATGGAGGAGGTATGCGTCTTCTCCTTCAGCCAGGAGATTGAGTACTGGGGCATCCAGGAGCTCCACTTAGGGGATTGCTGCAGCAACTGGTTCCAGGAGCGCAAGGAGTACATTGAGGACCGCGACTGGGACATCCAAAGTGACGACGTGCAGCCGCCTAGCTTGGACTCGTCCTTCGAAGAGCTCTCAGCCATGGACAAGGACCTTGAGAAGTTCAAGGGGGCGTGGTGCGCCGAGGTGCGGAGCTACGTGTGGATTAGGCTAGAGGACCCCGGTCATTCGCTCTCATCCAAGATCATCGCTGTGGCCTCGCTGAGCGTTGTGCTCACCTCCATCGTGGCCATGTGCGTCCATAGCATGCCCGAGTTTCAGATCTTGGACGAGAACGAGAGACACATTGAGGACCCCGTACTGGCCATCCTGGAGGTGGTCTGCATCGTCTGCTTCTCGGCCGAGTTCATCATCCGATTGATCGTAGCCCCCTCCCCAAGGAAGTTCCTCAGCAACACCCTGAACATCATCGACGTGGCCTCCATCCTGCCCTTCTATATCACGCTGGCCTTTGAGACGGTGGATGATGAGAACAGCGAGGAGAACGAGAACCTGGAGAACGTAGGCAAGGTGGTGCAGGTCCTCCGGCTGATGCGCGTCTTCAGGATCCTAAAATTGGCCCGCCATTCGGTGGGTCTGCGTGCGCTTGGCGCTACTGTCCGCCATAGCTACCACGAGGTGGGCCTGCTGCTCCTCTTTTTATCTGTGGGCATCTCCATCTTCTCCGTGCTCATCTACTcagcagagaaagaggaggaggacactGAGCTGGGCACCATACCCATGGGCTGGTGGTGGGCCACCATCACCATGACCACCGTGGGCTATGGTGACACCTGCCCGGTTACGTTGCTGGGGAAGCTAGTGGCCACCCTGTGCATCCTCTGTGGCTTGCTGGTGGTTGCCTTGCCTATCACCATAATCTTTAACAAGTTTTCCAAGTACTACCAGAGGAACAAAGCCATTGAGGAGGGCCTGTGTCTGAGTCAAAAGGCGTCCGAGAGACATGACCTGGAGCTCCCTTACCATAACATCAGAGACCTCTACGCCCAGAGTCTGGGCGTGTACCCCTTCATGGGTGGCCTCGCCTTCAAGAACAGTGAGAGTAGCGGTGGGGATGATACGGATGCCTCCAGCCTACAGGACATAGAGGAGGTGTGTGACACAGACACTCTGGACAATGGGGCAGGTAAATGA